The genomic window ATTTTTCCATCAGTTTGTACAGCAATTGAATAAATACTGTTATTTAGTCCTGTTCCTATATTGAAACTAGTATCCAATGTTCCATCAGTATTAATTCGGGCTATACCATTTCTTGAAACACCATTATAATTGGCAAATCGTCCTCCAATTAAAATTTTCCCATCAGATTGTGTTGTGATGGCATAAACAGAACTACTGGGTCCTGTTCCCGTATTAAAACTAGTATCGAGCGTTCCATCAGCGTTCACACGAACTAATCTTTTTGTTGCAATACCATTATAAGAATTGACATATTCTCCTGTGATTAAAGTTTTTCCATCGGATTGTAATGCCATACAACTAATTGATTGAGTAGATCCACTCCCAAATCCTCCCGGATTTAAGAAACTAGTATCAAGCTTTCCGTCAGCATTCAGTTGGGCAAGTCTGCCTATTAAAGTATTGTTATAAGAAGTAAATCTTCCTCCAATTACAATTTTTCCATCTGTTTTTATAGCGATGGAAGAAATACTTTCATTTGCACCCGTTCCTGAATCAAAAGAGTTGTCTAATGTCCCATCTGTATTTAATCTTGCTATACTGTTTTTGGCAGAACCATTATAGGTTGTAAATACACCTCCAATCAAAATTTTTCCGTCGGACTGAATTGCGATACTTTCAATAGTTGAATTAGTCCCAGTTCCCATATTAAAAGTGTTGTCTAATGTTCCATTAGGATTCAGTCTTGCTAGACAGCTTCTTGGTGTAAAATTGTAAGCGGAAAAGTATCCGCCAATTAAAATTTTTCCGTCAGCCTGAATGGCAACGGCTTCTATTCCATAGGCTCCATTTCCTGAATAAAAAGAGGTGTCAAGCGTTCCATCAGTATTTAGTCGGGCAATATTTTTACTAGTCATACCATTATAGGAGGAAAAATAACCTACTATTATAATTTTCCCATCACTTTGAATAGCTAATTTAGTGACTCCTCCATTTGGTCCTGTTCCATTGTCAAATGTAGTGTCAAGTGCTCCATCGGGTTCTAATCTTACAATTTTAGTTGCTCCAAAACCATTGCTGGCAGTATAAGTTCCTGCAACAAGAATATTTCCGTTTGCTTGTACTACAAAAGAAGAACAAGAATTTAAACCAGTGGCTGGAATAAAACTGGCATCAACTGTTCCATCTGTATTTAGTCGGGCAATCTTATTTTTGGTAATACCATTAAATGCAGTAAAACCTCCTATGATTAAAATTTTCCCGTCTGATTGTAACGCTATTGAAGAAATATTTCCGTTAGCTCCAGTTCCTATATCAAAAGAGCTGTCTAGTGTTCCATCAGCGTTCAGTCGCATGATACGGTTTTTGGACTTATAATCATAACTCGTAAATTCTCCTGCTACAATTATTTTTCCATCTGCTTGTTCTATAACAGATTTTACAGCACCGCTTGCACCTGCACCTATTATAGCATTAAAGGTTTTATCGATTTCTCCAGGTTGTGCATACATTCCTCCAATGATAAGGAATGAGAATAAATTTATGAGTAGTTTTTTTTTCATAATTATTGTTTTTTAGAATTTTGGGTATCTTTAAAATCAGGTGTTCAATTAGAATTTACACTGTAAAGTTCAAATAAAATGAAATGTCTTACAATACGCAATTAAGAGTACTGCCGAATGTGATTTTAGGAGTTGTAAATCACTAAAAATCAATGTCTAGATGATTTGACCTAATTCGATTTGTTATCGGGGCAAAAAAAAATACGCCCAATGGCGTATTCACTTTTCTTACATCTATTTTTGGTTGTATTAAAAAGGAATTTTGATACTGATTTTCAATCCATTATTGGATTCCATTTTCAAATCGCCTTTTAGATTGTTGATTCTTTTTTTAATGTTTACCAATCCATTACCGAATTTATTGGCTTTCTGCATCCCTTTACCGTTGTCCTCAATGGTAATTAAAAGAGCTTTTTTGTCTAGCGACGAAATGGTAATTATTATTTTAGTGGCATCAGCGTGTTTGATAGAGTTATTCAGTATTTCTTTGATGGTAAAAAACAAATTTTTTCGAGTATTTCCGTTCAATATTTTAGTCGAAATACCTTCAATATCATCCGAAAAAAGCAATTTAATTTCAGTGCCATCTAGGAATTTGTAAGCATACTGTTTTACATATTCCGAAAAATTTTGAACGTTATTGTTATCGGTATTTAATGACCAGATAAACGCATTGAGACGTTGGGAAATTTCAGAACTGGTATTGCTGATTTTGTCAATCAATATTTTTTGTTTGTCATTGGGATCGTAATTTTTCAATAAATTAGTGTTGATTAAAATGCTACTTAATTCACTACCAATATCATCGTGAAGGTCTTTACTAATTTCATTTTTCTGATCTAAAATGATTTTTTGCAACCTGTTTTTTCTTCTAATGATAACAATGATTAATATTAAAATGAATCCGAAAAAAATTGTAGCCAGAAGTTGTAAAACTTTGATGTTTTTCTGTTTATCCAGTTCATTGATTTTGGATTGCAGTAATTTGTTTTCACTATTGATGTATTGATCTGTAATGTTTTGAATGTAAAAATTCCCGTTTTGATTGATGTTTTTTTCCAATTCCAATAACTTTCCTTGGGTTGATAGCAATAAGTTTTTGTCATTTAGAGCTTGAAATTTAGCTAACGATTGCTCGTAAAAAAGTTTTTGAAAAGAAGCATTTACAGCGTGTTTTTTTATTAATTCTTCTCCTTTTTCAAAATAATATTTTGCCATTTGAGATGGATCAGAACAACATTCCATCAAATTTCCGTAACCCAACAAAGCAGTATCATAAATAGCCGCATTCAATGAAGTTGCGACGGTTTTTTTGAAATAAAATGTAGCAGAATCTTTTATGTTTTGTTTTAAAAATAACTCGCCAAAAGTGCGTTCCACATTAGCAATACATCTTTTGTCATTAAAATTTTTAGCAAAATCATAAGCTCTTTTATTATAAAAATAAGCCGAATCCAGTTGCTTGGTTTTGATTTTTAATTGGGCAAGATCATTGTAAATGTATTCTTTATTGATTTGGTATCTTTTACGACTGATATCCATTTTGACTGGAAAATAGTGCTTGGCTTTATGGAAAGAAGTTTCGGCTTTGGTTAATTTTCCCATTTCAAACCAGTTGATTCCTTCTATTAAATAAGCGTTAGAAAGATGCAAACTGTCCTTGGAAATTTTGGCTAATGCAATAGCTTTTTGAGCTTCGTGTAAACCAAATTGATACAAACCTGAATAATAAAACAATTCTGACTGCAAGCTGTTTACATAATATTGCTGCTGGTCATCAGGATTTTTCAGAAGCATTTTTTTAGAATAATCCAGCCATTTTTGGGCTTCTTCAATTTGGTCGATTTCTAAATATTCTTCGGAAATTGCGGTTGCATTAGCGATTTTGCAACTGCTGGATTCACATTTTGCAAATGCCTTTTTTTGCTCTGAAATTGTTTTTTGAGGAAAAACAAAAACAGCGTAAAATAGAAAAAATAAGAAGTAAATCCATTTCATTTTTCTATCGTTTTAGATACATATTTACCGCTTCGACTCTAGTATTTACTTGTAGTTTTTCATAAATATGTTGAATGTGTTTCCGAACCGTTCCACCACTTATTTGAAGACTGTCGGCTACTTCTTTGTTCATTTTTCCAGTTGCCAAAAGTTCTAAAATTTCGTTTTCACGAGGGGTTAATAAAAGTACACTTTCGTCAATAGCTTCAAATTTCGAAAAACTCGCTACCACTTTTCGGGCAATACTACTACTCATCGGACTTCCTCCATCGAATAAATCGTTCAGCGCATCGATGATTTTGGTTGGACCTTCGGTTTTTAAAATATAGCCGCTGGCACCTGCTTTCAGACTTTTGAAAATAATCTCATCGTCTTCATACGAAGTACACATTAAAAAAAGAAGTTTAGGTTTTTTAGTTTTTAAAATCGAAACACATTCATAGCCATTATAGCCTGGTAAATTCACGTCCATAAGTAGTGCATCAATTTCTATGGTAGGTACAATTTCTATGGCGGTTTCTGCATTTTCGAAAGTTCCAACGAGTTCAAACTGATCCGTAAACTGAATCATCATAGCCATTGCTTCTCTCAAATCACGGTTATCTTCAACAATGCCTATCTTCTTTTTCATCTTGCAAATTCTTTAAACAATATTAAAAATAATAAACCAAATCTAAAATACGCAATTAAGCGTAGGGAATACAAGATATTCATTTAAAATTTTTAGCCACGAATTACACAAATGAACACGAATTATGAATTGTATTAATTACACGAATTATTAAAATTTATAGAATCGGAGTAATTCAATTTTGATAAAAATTAGTGACAATTGGTGTAATTCGTGGCTAACTTTTTTTTAAAAGCGAATGTTTTACAAGGAATAAAATTAAACTATTAAATTGCATTAAATTACAATTAGTCCACAAATGAAACTTTACCCTATAGAAACTGGAAATTTCAAGCTCGATGGCGGAGCTATGTTTGGCGTTGTTCCTAAAACCATTTGGAACAAAACTAATCCTGCCGACAATAACAACCTGATTGATTTAGCTGCACGTTGCTTGCTTATCGAAGACGGAAACCGCCTAATTCTGATTGATAACGGAATGGGAAACAAACAATCCGAGAAGTTTTTTGGTTATTATTCGCTTTGGGGAACTCATTCTTTAGACAACTCTTTGGAAAAGTATGGTTTTCACCGTGATGATGTTACCGATGTTTTTTTGACTCATTTGCATTTTGACCATTGTGGCGGAAGCGTCAATTGGAACAAAGATAAAACAGGTTATGAACTCGCTTTCAAAAACGCCAACTATTGGACGAATGAAAATCATTGGGAATGGGCAACAAAACCCAATGCCCGTGAAAAAGCTTCCTTTTTATCCGAAAATATTCTGCCTATTCAAGAAAGCGGACAATTGAATTTTATTGATAAACCAACTTCAGATTTTGAAATTTGTAATTTGGGATTTTATATTTTTTATGCTGATGGTCACACCGAAAAACAAATGATTCCACAAATCCAATATCAGGATAAAACCATTTGTTTTATGGCAGATTTGTTGCCAACCGTTGGGCATATTCCTTTGCCTTACGTGATGGGATACGACACCAGACCATTATTAACTATGCCCGAAAAGTCTAAATTTCTGAACACAGCCGCCGAAAATAATTATTATTTATTTTTGGAACA from Flavobacterium eburneipallidum includes these protein-coding regions:
- a CDS encoding response regulator; this translates as MKKKIGIVEDNRDLREAMAMMIQFTDQFELVGTFENAETAIEIVPTIEIDALLMDVNLPGYNGYECVSILKTKKPKLLFLMCTSYEDDEIIFKSLKAGASGYILKTEGPTKIIDALNDLFDGGSPMSSSIARKVVASFSKFEAIDESVLLLTPRENEILELLATGKMNKEVADSLQISGGTVRKHIQHIYEKLQVNTRVEAVNMYLKR
- a CDS encoding T9SS type A sorting domain-containing protein, yielding MKKKLLINLFSFLIIGGMYAQPGEIDKTFNAIIGAGASGAVKSVIEQADGKIIVAGEFTSYDYKSKNRIMRLNADGTLDSSFDIGTGANGNISSIALQSDGKILIIGGFTAFNGITKNKIARLNTDGTVDASFIPATGLNSCSSFVVQANGNILVAGTYTASNGFGATKIVRLEPDGALDTTFDNGTGPNGGVTKLAIQSDGKIIIVGYFSSYNGMTSKNIARLNTDGTLDTSFYSGNGAYGIEAVAIQADGKILIGGYFSAYNFTPRSCLARLNPNGTLDNTFNMGTGTNSTIESIAIQSDGKILIGGVFTTYNGSAKNSIARLNTDGTLDNSFDSGTGANESISSIAIKTDGKIVIGGRFTSYNNTLIGRLAQLNADGKLDTSFLNPGGFGSGSTQSISCMALQSDGKTLITGEYVNSYNGIATKRLVRVNADGTLDTSFNTGTGPSSSVYAITTQSDGKILIGGRFANYNGVSRNGIARINTDGTLDTSFNIGTGLNNSIYSIAVQTDGKILISGLFTTFNGITRNRFARLNIDGTLDTTFDPGTGPDNVIYSIVLQKDGKIIIAGNFKKYNGTSKECIARLNINGTIDTTFNLGISVQWSVDVVKIQSDGKLLISGTFVGYTGVNSPPPGLARLNADGSLDPTFVAKSMFFTNTGTNPYTNPSSMEIQSDGKIIIGGTITSYGGTPILNIARLNTDGTLDTSFIAGTGTANNQGISSGVDNIIIQPDGKILISGVFILYNGVTVGRIARILPGELTALSTEEFIKQSLTVYPNPSSGIFNISSNQNIENASIKVFDLNGRIIHQSRKISENKVLDLTHSQNGIYILNIENEGYNYAQKIIKQ
- a CDS encoding MBL fold metallo-hydrolase, whose protein sequence is MKLYPIETGNFKLDGGAMFGVVPKTIWNKTNPADNNNLIDLAARCLLIEDGNRLILIDNGMGNKQSEKFFGYYSLWGTHSLDNSLEKYGFHRDDVTDVFLTHLHFDHCGGSVNWNKDKTGYELAFKNANYWTNENHWEWATKPNAREKASFLSENILPIQESGQLNFIDKPTSDFEICNLGFYIFYADGHTEKQMIPQIQYQDKTICFMADLLPTVGHIPLPYVMGYDTRPLLTMPEKSKFLNTAAENNYYLFLEHDAHNEIITVEQTEKGVRLKEIFKCEDIF
- a CDS encoding sensor histidine kinase produces the protein MKWIYFLFFLFYAVFVFPQKTISEQKKAFAKCESSSCKIANATAISEEYLEIDQIEEAQKWLDYSKKMLLKNPDDQQQYYVNSLQSELFYYSGLYQFGLHEAQKAIALAKISKDSLHLSNAYLIEGINWFEMGKLTKAETSFHKAKHYFPVKMDISRKRYQINKEYIYNDLAQLKIKTKQLDSAYFYNKRAYDFAKNFNDKRCIANVERTFGELFLKQNIKDSATFYFKKTVATSLNAAIYDTALLGYGNLMECCSDPSQMAKYYFEKGEELIKKHAVNASFQKLFYEQSLAKFQALNDKNLLLSTQGKLLELEKNINQNGNFYIQNITDQYINSENKLLQSKINELDKQKNIKVLQLLATIFFGFILILIIVIIRRKNRLQKIILDQKNEISKDLHDDIGSELSSILINTNLLKNYDPNDKQKILIDKISNTSSEISQRLNAFIWSLNTDNNNVQNFSEYVKQYAYKFLDGTEIKLLFSDDIEGISTKILNGNTRKNLFFTIKEILNNSIKHADATKIIITISSLDKKALLITIEDNGKGMQKANKFGNGLVNIKKRINNLKGDLKMESNNGLKISIKIPF